A single genomic interval of Lathyrus oleraceus cultivar Zhongwan6 chromosome 7, CAAS_Psat_ZW6_1.0, whole genome shotgun sequence harbors:
- the LOC127102353 gene encoding uncharacterized protein LOC127102353: MSHWYTKKKGMIACCSPLLYQWFLEHLLKTGVWVEQTDTSWPQRLGSLRSKDLSWYSKEYINMDIIFSCGDFPNIPLIGTQGCVNSNPVLSLRQLGYPMEGPPEARSLEAFLLLGFEVENPSLFQRIREAWKNVNRKGRADLRRANGITKEPYFHWVKERVEMIKMSFVTRTLIPLPEPRLTHIPIEEVDELKTTMAKLERENEELNLRLQKVINEKNTMKWELERKDVQLQAHVEKFSK, translated from the coding sequence ATGAGCCATTGGTACACAAAGAAGAAAGGAATGATTGCTTGTTGTTCTCCTTTACTATATCAGTGGTTTCTTGAGCATCTTCTGAAGACAGGTGTTTGGGTAGAACAGACAGATACTAGTTGGCCTCAGAGATTGGGGTCGCTCCGATCCAAAGATCTTTCTTGGTATTCTAAGGAATACATCAACATGGACATCATATTCAGCTGTGGAGATTTCCCTAATATACCCCTtattggaactcaaggatgtgtTAATTCTAACCCGGTTCTATCACTAAGACAACTTGGCTACCCGATGGAAGGCCCTCCAGAGGCAAGGtctttggaagctttcttgttGCTTGGCTTTGAGGTTGAGAATCCTAGTTTATTCCAACGAATCAGAGAGGCTTGGAAGAATGTCAATCGAAAAGGGAGAGCTGATTTGAGGAGAGCTaatgggattacaaaagaaccatattttcatTGGGTAAAGGAAAGGGTGGAGATGATCAAAATGTCATTTGTCACTCGGACACTTATACCTCTTCCTGAACCTAGGCTCACCCATATCCCTATCGAAGAAGTGGATGAACTCAAGACCACCATGGCAAAATTAGAAAGAGAGAATGAAGAGTTGAATTTAAGACTCCAAAAAGTCATCAATGAGAAAAACACCATGAAGTGGGAGCTTGAGAGAAAGGATGTACAACTTCAAGCACATGTGGAAAAGTTTAGCAAATAG